The Lichenibacterium dinghuense genome includes a region encoding these proteins:
- a CDS encoding recombinase family protein, whose product MIVGYARTSTTEQVAGFEAQDRDLRAVGAERIFSEQVSSVAARPELEAAIGFVRQGDVFAVTKLDRLARSVANLLEIVARLEAKGVTLRILNLGLDTATPTGKLMLTVMGGVAEFERSMMLERQREGIAKAKAEGAYKGRKPTSRARSAEVAALKAEGRSVRAIAEALGISVGSVHGMLRVRPGSQAAQPMRRSSIMTDAA is encoded by the coding sequence GTGATCGTCGGATATGCTAGGACGTCAACCACGGAACAGGTCGCGGGTTTCGAGGCGCAAGACCGCGACCTCCGCGCGGTCGGCGCCGAGCGCATCTTCTCCGAACAGGTGTCCAGCGTCGCGGCGCGGCCCGAGCTTGAGGCGGCGATCGGCTTCGTGCGGCAGGGCGACGTGTTCGCCGTGACCAAGCTCGACCGCCTCGCCCGGAGCGTGGCGAACCTGCTGGAGATCGTGGCCCGGCTGGAGGCGAAGGGCGTCACGCTCCGCATCCTCAACCTCGGCCTCGACACCGCGACCCCAACGGGCAAGCTGATGCTGACAGTCATGGGCGGAGTCGCCGAGTTTGAGCGCTCGATGATGTTGGAGCGCCAGCGCGAGGGCATCGCCAAGGCCAAGGCGGAAGGCGCCTACAAGGGCCGCAAGCCGACGTCTCGCGCCAGGTCGGCCGAGGTCGCGGCGTTGAAGGCCGAGGGCCGTAGCGTGCGAGCCATCGCGGAGGCGCTGGGGATCAGCGTCGGATCGGTTCACGGGATGCTGAGAGTCCGTCCGGGAAGTCAGGCTGCGCAACCTATGCGACGTAGCAGCATCATGACGGACGCAGCGTAG
- a CDS encoding IS5 family transposase: protein MWTPATREQHSRSELRYSTDLTDAEWAVIEPLLPPGNPLGRPRLWSLREIVNGIFYVLRGGVPWRLLPKDLPPKSTVYGYFSAWRDEGLFAGINHHLVMLDRERAGREASPTAAVLDSQSVKTTESGGPRGYDAGKKVKGRKRQALVDTDGRALVLDPQPADVQDRDGAVPVLKQSRRSYPFIAKAFADAGYAGDKPDSATLIAVEIVRKPPGQVGFVVHPRRWVVERFFAWISRNRRLWKDPEATIASAKAFLYAASVMMLLRRIGCAA from the coding sequence ATGTGGACCCCGGCCACCCGCGAGCAGCATAGCCGCTCCGAACTCCGCTACTCAACCGATCTGACCGACGCCGAATGGGCCGTCATCGAACCGCTGTTGCCGCCCGGCAACCCGCTCGGACGGCCCCGGCTGTGGTCGTTGCGGGAGATTGTGAACGGCATTTTCTATGTGCTGCGGGGCGGCGTTCCCTGGCGCCTGTTGCCGAAGGACCTGCCCCCGAAGAGCACGGTGTACGGCTACTTCAGCGCGTGGCGCGATGAGGGCCTGTTCGCCGGCATCAACCACCATCTCGTCATGCTGGATCGCGAGCGGGCCGGGCGAGAGGCTTCGCCCACCGCGGCCGTGCTCGACAGCCAGAGCGTGAAGACCACGGAGAGCGGCGGTCCGCGGGGCTACGACGCGGGCAAGAAGGTGAAGGGTCGCAAGCGCCAGGCCCTGGTCGACACGGACGGCCGCGCCCTGGTGCTCGACCCGCAGCCGGCCGACGTGCAGGACCGCGACGGGGCCGTGCCGGTGCTCAAGCAGTCACGCCGTTCATATCCTTTCATCGCCAAGGCCTTCGCCGACGCGGGCTACGCCGGCGACAAGCCGGACAGCGCCACGCTCATCGCCGTCGAGATCGTCCGCAAACCACCCGGGCAGGTCGGCTTCGTGGTTCACCCCCGGCGATGGGTGGTTGAGCGCTTCTTCGCCTGGATCAGCCGCAATCGACGCCTCTGGAAGGATCCGGAGGCCACAATCGCATCCGCAAAGGCCTTCCTCTACGCTGCGTCCGTCATGATGCTGCTACGTCGCATAGGTTGCGCAGCCTGA